From Antennarius striatus isolate MH-2024 chromosome 9, ASM4005453v1, whole genome shotgun sequence, one genomic window encodes:
- the mroh1 gene encoding maestro heat-like repeat-containing protein family member 1 isoform X2 has product MEETDVEQVTLALLDAATDKDLEVQEQVRKSILTLGKQQPDKVLAMCQDYLLKNAKLMVTHRVVILQTIELIIECRIEKVSYPRIKSIISLASDEMTRSKEVIPDWQQAASNILVAVGNKHINEIMEEILSKFQPGLLPHFFIVQTLANLSNANVYGMVPFLNAILGTMLPMLSMAKQDNMKWVFSSALCHFSESILEYLANLDKAPDPTVRKDTFSSEISTAFDILFNSWLQSRESKLRLTVAEALGSMCHLMASDKLEENIPKLIPAMLSLYKKNNEHYIISKSLCQVIDASINMGSRVLETQLDSLLNALHHQVSAPVDYNNLPTAKNHNEALRCFSLLANSFPDRLVLFVLQKLENGNERSRAGSLGVLRHLLNSTTSIMESRKLLILASIRQPMADHSNKVKKRVVQVISAMAHHGYLELEGGELLVRFIVQNCALHDTYQKGEKPSESEEVTNESLRKMCDNTLHLLTTTVGRLADVLWPKLLYYLTQSQYSNATTPLCKSLIDLGNKKKNNQEPSFKIDFTQEVNLPSPQTLMARLLVNAAFPFNHRNHGAPSLSLLQVLSVNIHPNAEILWEKEIPPLISMLEESTAESLDKKIWIEKLLKFLSKTLATLDDDKWVCQLAAEATRYLSTYNNALEEKSFLYRFIGVTLQQCFNKEVVKKQLQEILLAARHNDAIEREGVAMGVGLCANSHLEGTLAKLDEFGKSDAFKKSPSIFNLLKFPDVSFVSFSEDRNDVEVEKVKSTLILCYGQVALNAPPEKILNRIDQDILRCISKHFSTKDLTMKLSLIQSVGLIAKAIRECVKKQGYFFSRKQELITVMLDFIKTEPADSLRTPVRHLVMTTCANLVPLDPAMSENDTFDLLKVCVNSVFSLPPETHTPEKTKEEEIMEPEQRKALYRNTLAALQELLESVLAKDPTPDGLQTVFKHIEPWLSSGQDHERQRAVSATANILTYYMDNLTVKNMVSFHNLGALLGRLSPRCSDPHPPVRPAAVDCIYTLLYIQLRYEGFSLDHKDEAVDSLIPLKDQLENPDHSALYKACSDLTKVMSKRLPQQQMTTLVFMLFEGLVDSQTNCCRASSVILNTLLKSRGGGLQELVPEMLEVLHVRLQSITEEQVRVAACQTVLILASQHLQTVVNTLVNQPLPFDSWTCEMWMALGADPIVANEIIEIVIEKLTILAPYVDKKESMIRGGTTKVATSQPLAMTCGLKELLLNGHSQEVAVSLFPKLFSCLTVRLGASVGVSAPKGNNNKHAAPTHVAGVAADALRILLARAQLDEVMKRLDEDKVWEAIKEPNTHIAGVTLLARAMSKHAGPRLPAIVECLCPSLNNIYESQRITVTAFFSELLNHHVATELMLIDVLMNNMMERISEPSCTVRMLAVRGLGNIAVGSPEKVNKYAKELLAAMSSGMEEKDDPGKLITLEAMSGLSKVLLYLDKKNVHLLVVYIFMRIKPFLESENDEIRCASIYLMGNLSKFGSGEPVFKDQIHNVLVSLLLHLVDPNPQVVKACKYAMRVCAPVVGSEQITTMFQNHLHEDKSLHYGEFINDLTKYLIQDFPGMLNFYHISVTQFFKSNWPEVRAGAAMFIGFLLGNLPEEQLSHLNMGTITKGLVMLLQDPDPAVRAKAAEAMGHFH; this is encoded by the exons TTTATGGCATGGTACCCTTCCTGAATGCTATTCTGGGCACTATGTTGCCCATGCTGAGTATGGCCAAACAGGACAACATGAAGTGGGTCTTCTCTTCCG CCCTGTGTCATTTCAGCGAGAGCATCCTGGAGTATCTCGCCAACCTCGACAAGGCTCCAGATCCCACAGTCAGAAAAGACACATTCTCCAGTGAAATCTCTACTGCTTTTGACATCCTCTTCAACAGTTGGTTACAAAGCAGGGAGTCTAAG TTGAGGCTAACAGTAGCTGAGGCGCTGGGCTCTATGTGTCATCTAATGGCCAGTGATAAGCTGGAGGAGAACATCCCTAAACTCATTCCTGCCATGTTATCATTGtacaagaaaaacaatgagcACTATATCATAAGTAAG AGTCTGTGCCAAGTCATTGATGCTTCTATCAACATGGGCAGCAGAGTGCTGGAGACACAACTGGACAGCCTACTCAATGCACTACATCATCAG GTATCTGCTCCTGTTGATTACAACAACCTTCCTACGGCCAAGAACCACAACGAGGCTCTGCGGTGCTTCAGCTTACTGG CAAACTCCTTCCCAGACAGGCTGGTTTTGTTTGTACTGCAGAAATTGGAGAACGGTAATGAACGCAGTAGGGCGGGCTCACTGGGTGTCCTTCGTCACCTCCTCAACTCCACca CTTCCATAATGGAAAGTAGGAAGCTGCTGATTCTGGCCAGCATCAGACAACCGATGGCTGACCACAGCAATAAG GTCAAGAAACGTGTGGTCCAGGTGATCAGTGCGATGGCTCATCACGGCTACCTGGAGTTAGAAGGAGGAGAGCTACTGGTTCGATTCATCGTCCAAAACTGTGCCTTACACGACACATATCAG AAAGGGGAGAAGCCCTCAGAGTCAGAGGAAGTGACCAATGAGTCCCTGAGGAAGATGTGCGACAATACCCTTCATCTCCTGACCACCACTGTTGGACGGCTTGCTGAT GTGCTGTGGCCCAAACTTCTTTACTATTTAACGCAGTCACAGTACAGCAATGCCACCACTCCTCTGTGCAAGAGTCTGATAGATCTGGGcaacaagaagaagaataacCAGGAGCCCAgctttaaaatagattttacaCAGGAGG TCAATCTGCCCTCTCCTCAAACACTAATGGCCAGACTACTG GTGAACGCAGCATTCCCATTCAACCACAGAAATCATGgagctccttctctctctctgcttcaaGTCCTCAGTGTCAACATCCATCCCAATGCAGAGATTCTGTGGGAGAAAGAGATTCCTCCTCTGATTTCAATGTTAGAAG aATCAACAGCAGAGAGTCTCGATAAGAAGATCTGGATTGAAAAGCTACTGaag TTCTTATCTAAAACCCTGGCTACTCTGGATGATGACAAGTGGGTGTGTCAGTTAGCAGCCGAGGCCACAAGGTACCTCTCCACGTACAACAACGCCTTAGAGGAGAAG AGCTTCCTCTATCGATTCATAGGAGTGACTCTCCAACAGTGTTTCAATAAGGAGGTGGTCAAAAAACAGCTGCAGGAAATCCTTCTTGCAGCGCGACACAATGATGCCATTGAAAGAGAG GGAGTTGCAATGGGCGTCGGTCTGTGTGCTAACAGCCACTTAGAGGGAACTCTGGCTAAACTGGATGAGTTTGGGAAATCAGATGCCTTCAAGAAGTCACCCAGCATTTTCAACCTTCTCAAA TTCCCTgatgtttcttttgtttccttttctgaGGATCGAAATGATGTGGAGGTGGAGAAGGTGAAAAGCACATTAATCCTGTGTTATGGTCAAGTGGCTCTAAACGCTCCTCCAGAGAAGATTCTGAACCGCATTGATCAAGACATCCTTCGCTGCATCAGCAAACACTTCAGCACGAAG GATCTGACCATGAAGCTCAGTTTGATCCAGAGTGTCGGTCTTATAGCCAAAGCCATCCGTGAGTGTGTGAAGAAGCAAGGGTACTTTTTCTCTCGCAAGCAAGAACTCATTACCGTTATGCTA GATTTTATTAAAACGGAGCCAGCAGACTCATTGAGGACTCCAGTGCGCCATCTAGTGATGACCACCTGTGCCAACCTAGT GCCTTTAGATCCTGCTATGAGTGAGAATGACACCTTTGACTTGctaaaggtgtgtgtgaacagtgtgttcTCTCTCCCACCGGAGACACACACTCCAGAGAAAACTAAGGAAGAGGAGATCATGGAACCTGAGCAAAGAAAG GCACTGTACAGAAACACGTTAGCTGCACTGCAGGAACTTCTGGAAAGTGTTTTAGCCAAGGATCCAACGCCTGATGGCCTGCAGACGGTCTTCAAG CACATTGAACCATGGTTGAGTTCTGGACAGGACCACGAGAGGCAGAGAGCAGTCAGCGCCACTGCTAACATACTGACATACTACATGGATAACCTGACAgtcaag AACATGGTTTCTTTCCACAACCTTGGAGCGCTGCTTGGTCGACTGTCTCCACGCTGTTCTGACCCTCATCCTCCTGTGCGCCCTGCTGCTGttgactgtatatatacactgctTTATATACAGCTACGCTATGAAG GTTTTTCCCTTGATCATAAGGATGAAGCTGTGGACAGTCTGATTCCCCTGAAAGACCAACTAGAAAATCCTGACCACTCTGCTCTGTATAAAGCCTGCTCTGACCTTACAAAG GTGATGAGTAAACGTCTCCCTCAGCAACAGATGACAACTTTGGTGTTCATGTTGTTTGAAGGGCTTGTTGACAGTCAGACAAACTGCTGCAGAGCCTCATCTGTCATCTTAAATACTTTGCTCAAGAGCAGAGGAGGGGGACTACAAGAgctg gTCCCAGAGATGCTGGAGGTCCTACATGTGCGTCTACAGAGCATCACAGAAGAGCAG GTGAGAGTGGCAGCGTGTCAGACTGTCCTGATTCTGGCTTCTCAGCACCTACAGACTGTTGTCAACACTCTAGTTAACCAACCACTTCCTTTTGATAG CTGGACCTGTGAGATGTGGATGGCTCTGGGAGCAGACCCCATCGTAGCCAATGAGATCATTGAGATTGTGATTGAGAAGCTTACCATACTTGCACCCTATGTAGACAAGAAGGAGTCAATGATCAGAGGAGGAACAACGAAAGTGGCCACCAGTCAGCCCCTGGCT ATGACGTGTGGCCTCAAAGAACTGTTACTAAACGGTCATAGTCAGGAGGTGGCAGTCAGTCTTTTTCCAAAGCTCTTCTCGTGTCTCACTGTCAGACTGGGAGCCAGTGTTGGGGTCTCGGCACCAAAGGGCAACAACAATAAACATGCTGCCCCCACCCATGTGGCAGG gGTAGCAGCTGATGCCCTGCGAATATTGCTAGCACGCGCCCAGTTAGACGAGGTGATGAAAAGACTGGATGAAGATAAGGTCTGGGAAGCAATAAAAGAACCAAATACACACATCGCTGGAGTTACACTACTGGCCAG GGCCATGTCTAAACATGCTGGTCCAAGGTTGCCTGCCATTGTGGAGTGTCTGTGTCCCTCCTTGAATAACATCTATGAATCCCAGAGAATCACTGTTACGGCCTTCTTCTCTGAG CTCTTAAACCATCACGTTGCGACAGAGTTGATGTTGATAGATGTGCTCATGAACAACATGATGGAGAGGATATCAGAGCCATCCTGCACCGTCCGCATGTTGGCCGTGCGGGGGCTGGGGAACATAGCTGTAGGATCACCGGAAAAG GTGAATAAATATGCGAAGGAGCTGCTAGCAGCCATGAGCtcaggaatggaggagaaagatGATCCAG GTAAGCTGATCACCCTTGAAGCCATGTCAGGTCTCTCTAAAGTCCTCCTCTACTTGGACAAGAAGAATGTCCACTTGCTGGTGGTCTACATCTTCATGAGAATTAAACCATTCTTAGAAAGT GAGAACGATGAAATCCGTTGTGCTTCCATCTATCTGATGGGGAACCTGTCCAAGTTTGGCTCCGGTGAGCCGGTCTTCAAAGACCAGATCCACAATGTTCTGGTCAGCCTGCTGTTACACCTGGTCGACCCTAATCCACAGGTCGTCAAG GCCTGTAAGTATGCAATGCGAGTGTGTGCCCCTGTTGTTGGTTCGGAACAGATCACAACCATGttccagaaccatctccatgAAGACAAGAGCTTGCATTACGGAGAGTTCATCAATGACCTCACAAAGTACCTG ATTCAGGACTTTCCTGGGATGTTGAACTTTTATCACATCTCAGTCACGCAGTTCTTCAAGAGCAACTGGCCCGAGGTCAGAGCAGGTGCTGCCATGTTTATAG GATTTTTGCTGGGGAATCTTCCAGAGGAGCAGCTCTCCCACCTGAACATGGGGACCATCACCAAAG GTTTGGTGATGCTGCTGCAAGATCCAGATCCTGCAGTGAGAGCGAAGGCTGCTGAGGCCATGGGACATTTCCACTGA
- the mroh1 gene encoding maestro heat-like repeat-containing protein family member 1 isoform X1, giving the protein MEETDVEQVTLALLDAATDKDLEVQEQVRKSILTLGKQQPDKVLAMCQDYLLKNAKLMVTHRVVILQTIELIIECRIEKVSYPRIKSIISLASDEMTRSKEVIPDWQQAASNILVAVGNKHINEIMEEILSKFQPGLLPHFFIVQTLANLSNANVYGMVPFLNAILGTMLPMLSMAKQDNMKWVFSSALCHFSESILEYLANLDKAPDPTVRKDTFSSEISTAFDILFNSWLQSRESKLRLTVAEALGSMCHLMASDKLEENIPKLIPAMLSLYKKNNEHYIISKSLCQVIDASINMGSRVLETQLDSLLNALHHQVSAPVDYNNLPTAKNHNEALRCFSLLANSFPDRLVLFVLQKLENGNERSRAGSLGVLRHLLNSTTSIMESRKLLILASIRQPMADHSNKVKKRVVQVISAMAHHGYLELEGGELLVRFIVQNCALHDTYQKGEKPSESEEVTNESLRKMCDNTLHLLTTTVGRLADVLWPKLLYYLTQSQYSNATTPLCKSLIDLGNKKKNNQEPSFKIDFTQEVNLPSPQTLMARLLVNAAFPFNHRNHGAPSLSLLQVLSVNIHPNAEILWEKEIPPLISMLEESTAESLDKKIWIEKLLKFLSKTLATLDDDKWVCQLAAEATRYLSTYNNALEEKSFLYRFIGVTLQQCFNKEVVKKQLQEILLAARHNDAIEREGVAMGVGLCANSHLEGTLAKLDEFGKSDAFKKSPSIFNLLKFPDVSFVSFSEDRNDVEVEKVKSTLILCYGQVALNAPPEKILNRIDQDILRCISKHFSTKVLGIKVETKDLTMKLSLIQSVGLIAKAIRECVKKQGYFFSRKQELITVMLDFIKTEPADSLRTPVRHLVMTTCANLVPLDPAMSENDTFDLLKVCVNSVFSLPPETHTPEKTKEEEIMEPEQRKALYRNTLAALQELLESVLAKDPTPDGLQTVFKHIEPWLSSGQDHERQRAVSATANILTYYMDNLTVKNMVSFHNLGALLGRLSPRCSDPHPPVRPAAVDCIYTLLYIQLRYEGFSLDHKDEAVDSLIPLKDQLENPDHSALYKACSDLTKVMSKRLPQQQMTTLVFMLFEGLVDSQTNCCRASSVILNTLLKSRGGGLQELVPEMLEVLHVRLQSITEEQVRVAACQTVLILASQHLQTVVNTLVNQPLPFDSWTCEMWMALGADPIVANEIIEIVIEKLTILAPYVDKKESMIRGGTTKVATSQPLAMTCGLKELLLNGHSQEVAVSLFPKLFSCLTVRLGASVGVSAPKGNNNKHAAPTHVAGVAADALRILLARAQLDEVMKRLDEDKVWEAIKEPNTHIAGVTLLARAMSKHAGPRLPAIVECLCPSLNNIYESQRITVTAFFSELLNHHVATELMLIDVLMNNMMERISEPSCTVRMLAVRGLGNIAVGSPEKVNKYAKELLAAMSSGMEEKDDPGKLITLEAMSGLSKVLLYLDKKNVHLLVVYIFMRIKPFLESENDEIRCASIYLMGNLSKFGSGEPVFKDQIHNVLVSLLLHLVDPNPQVVKACKYAMRVCAPVVGSEQITTMFQNHLHEDKSLHYGEFINDLTKYLIQDFPGMLNFYHISVTQFFKSNWPEVRAGAAMFIGFLLGNLPEEQLSHLNMGTITKGLVMLLQDPDPAVRAKAAEAMGHFH; this is encoded by the exons TTTATGGCATGGTACCCTTCCTGAATGCTATTCTGGGCACTATGTTGCCCATGCTGAGTATGGCCAAACAGGACAACATGAAGTGGGTCTTCTCTTCCG CCCTGTGTCATTTCAGCGAGAGCATCCTGGAGTATCTCGCCAACCTCGACAAGGCTCCAGATCCCACAGTCAGAAAAGACACATTCTCCAGTGAAATCTCTACTGCTTTTGACATCCTCTTCAACAGTTGGTTACAAAGCAGGGAGTCTAAG TTGAGGCTAACAGTAGCTGAGGCGCTGGGCTCTATGTGTCATCTAATGGCCAGTGATAAGCTGGAGGAGAACATCCCTAAACTCATTCCTGCCATGTTATCATTGtacaagaaaaacaatgagcACTATATCATAAGTAAG AGTCTGTGCCAAGTCATTGATGCTTCTATCAACATGGGCAGCAGAGTGCTGGAGACACAACTGGACAGCCTACTCAATGCACTACATCATCAG GTATCTGCTCCTGTTGATTACAACAACCTTCCTACGGCCAAGAACCACAACGAGGCTCTGCGGTGCTTCAGCTTACTGG CAAACTCCTTCCCAGACAGGCTGGTTTTGTTTGTACTGCAGAAATTGGAGAACGGTAATGAACGCAGTAGGGCGGGCTCACTGGGTGTCCTTCGTCACCTCCTCAACTCCACca CTTCCATAATGGAAAGTAGGAAGCTGCTGATTCTGGCCAGCATCAGACAACCGATGGCTGACCACAGCAATAAG GTCAAGAAACGTGTGGTCCAGGTGATCAGTGCGATGGCTCATCACGGCTACCTGGAGTTAGAAGGAGGAGAGCTACTGGTTCGATTCATCGTCCAAAACTGTGCCTTACACGACACATATCAG AAAGGGGAGAAGCCCTCAGAGTCAGAGGAAGTGACCAATGAGTCCCTGAGGAAGATGTGCGACAATACCCTTCATCTCCTGACCACCACTGTTGGACGGCTTGCTGAT GTGCTGTGGCCCAAACTTCTTTACTATTTAACGCAGTCACAGTACAGCAATGCCACCACTCCTCTGTGCAAGAGTCTGATAGATCTGGGcaacaagaagaagaataacCAGGAGCCCAgctttaaaatagattttacaCAGGAGG TCAATCTGCCCTCTCCTCAAACACTAATGGCCAGACTACTG GTGAACGCAGCATTCCCATTCAACCACAGAAATCATGgagctccttctctctctctgcttcaaGTCCTCAGTGTCAACATCCATCCCAATGCAGAGATTCTGTGGGAGAAAGAGATTCCTCCTCTGATTTCAATGTTAGAAG aATCAACAGCAGAGAGTCTCGATAAGAAGATCTGGATTGAAAAGCTACTGaag TTCTTATCTAAAACCCTGGCTACTCTGGATGATGACAAGTGGGTGTGTCAGTTAGCAGCCGAGGCCACAAGGTACCTCTCCACGTACAACAACGCCTTAGAGGAGAAG AGCTTCCTCTATCGATTCATAGGAGTGACTCTCCAACAGTGTTTCAATAAGGAGGTGGTCAAAAAACAGCTGCAGGAAATCCTTCTTGCAGCGCGACACAATGATGCCATTGAAAGAGAG GGAGTTGCAATGGGCGTCGGTCTGTGTGCTAACAGCCACTTAGAGGGAACTCTGGCTAAACTGGATGAGTTTGGGAAATCAGATGCCTTCAAGAAGTCACCCAGCATTTTCAACCTTCTCAAA TTCCCTgatgtttcttttgtttccttttctgaGGATCGAAATGATGTGGAGGTGGAGAAGGTGAAAAGCACATTAATCCTGTGTTATGGTCAAGTGGCTCTAAACGCTCCTCCAGAGAAGATTCTGAACCGCATTGATCAAGACATCCTTCGCTGCATCAGCAAACACTTCAGCACGAAG GTTCTGGGGATTAAAGTAGAGACAAAG GATCTGACCATGAAGCTCAGTTTGATCCAGAGTGTCGGTCTTATAGCCAAAGCCATCCGTGAGTGTGTGAAGAAGCAAGGGTACTTTTTCTCTCGCAAGCAAGAACTCATTACCGTTATGCTA GATTTTATTAAAACGGAGCCAGCAGACTCATTGAGGACTCCAGTGCGCCATCTAGTGATGACCACCTGTGCCAACCTAGT GCCTTTAGATCCTGCTATGAGTGAGAATGACACCTTTGACTTGctaaaggtgtgtgtgaacagtgtgttcTCTCTCCCACCGGAGACACACACTCCAGAGAAAACTAAGGAAGAGGAGATCATGGAACCTGAGCAAAGAAAG GCACTGTACAGAAACACGTTAGCTGCACTGCAGGAACTTCTGGAAAGTGTTTTAGCCAAGGATCCAACGCCTGATGGCCTGCAGACGGTCTTCAAG CACATTGAACCATGGTTGAGTTCTGGACAGGACCACGAGAGGCAGAGAGCAGTCAGCGCCACTGCTAACATACTGACATACTACATGGATAACCTGACAgtcaag AACATGGTTTCTTTCCACAACCTTGGAGCGCTGCTTGGTCGACTGTCTCCACGCTGTTCTGACCCTCATCCTCCTGTGCGCCCTGCTGCTGttgactgtatatatacactgctTTATATACAGCTACGCTATGAAG GTTTTTCCCTTGATCATAAGGATGAAGCTGTGGACAGTCTGATTCCCCTGAAAGACCAACTAGAAAATCCTGACCACTCTGCTCTGTATAAAGCCTGCTCTGACCTTACAAAG GTGATGAGTAAACGTCTCCCTCAGCAACAGATGACAACTTTGGTGTTCATGTTGTTTGAAGGGCTTGTTGACAGTCAGACAAACTGCTGCAGAGCCTCATCTGTCATCTTAAATACTTTGCTCAAGAGCAGAGGAGGGGGACTACAAGAgctg gTCCCAGAGATGCTGGAGGTCCTACATGTGCGTCTACAGAGCATCACAGAAGAGCAG GTGAGAGTGGCAGCGTGTCAGACTGTCCTGATTCTGGCTTCTCAGCACCTACAGACTGTTGTCAACACTCTAGTTAACCAACCACTTCCTTTTGATAG CTGGACCTGTGAGATGTGGATGGCTCTGGGAGCAGACCCCATCGTAGCCAATGAGATCATTGAGATTGTGATTGAGAAGCTTACCATACTTGCACCCTATGTAGACAAGAAGGAGTCAATGATCAGAGGAGGAACAACGAAAGTGGCCACCAGTCAGCCCCTGGCT ATGACGTGTGGCCTCAAAGAACTGTTACTAAACGGTCATAGTCAGGAGGTGGCAGTCAGTCTTTTTCCAAAGCTCTTCTCGTGTCTCACTGTCAGACTGGGAGCCAGTGTTGGGGTCTCGGCACCAAAGGGCAACAACAATAAACATGCTGCCCCCACCCATGTGGCAGG gGTAGCAGCTGATGCCCTGCGAATATTGCTAGCACGCGCCCAGTTAGACGAGGTGATGAAAAGACTGGATGAAGATAAGGTCTGGGAAGCAATAAAAGAACCAAATACACACATCGCTGGAGTTACACTACTGGCCAG GGCCATGTCTAAACATGCTGGTCCAAGGTTGCCTGCCATTGTGGAGTGTCTGTGTCCCTCCTTGAATAACATCTATGAATCCCAGAGAATCACTGTTACGGCCTTCTTCTCTGAG CTCTTAAACCATCACGTTGCGACAGAGTTGATGTTGATAGATGTGCTCATGAACAACATGATGGAGAGGATATCAGAGCCATCCTGCACCGTCCGCATGTTGGCCGTGCGGGGGCTGGGGAACATAGCTGTAGGATCACCGGAAAAG GTGAATAAATATGCGAAGGAGCTGCTAGCAGCCATGAGCtcaggaatggaggagaaagatGATCCAG GTAAGCTGATCACCCTTGAAGCCATGTCAGGTCTCTCTAAAGTCCTCCTCTACTTGGACAAGAAGAATGTCCACTTGCTGGTGGTCTACATCTTCATGAGAATTAAACCATTCTTAGAAAGT GAGAACGATGAAATCCGTTGTGCTTCCATCTATCTGATGGGGAACCTGTCCAAGTTTGGCTCCGGTGAGCCGGTCTTCAAAGACCAGATCCACAATGTTCTGGTCAGCCTGCTGTTACACCTGGTCGACCCTAATCCACAGGTCGTCAAG GCCTGTAAGTATGCAATGCGAGTGTGTGCCCCTGTTGTTGGTTCGGAACAGATCACAACCATGttccagaaccatctccatgAAGACAAGAGCTTGCATTACGGAGAGTTCATCAATGACCTCACAAAGTACCTG ATTCAGGACTTTCCTGGGATGTTGAACTTTTATCACATCTCAGTCACGCAGTTCTTCAAGAGCAACTGGCCCGAGGTCAGAGCAGGTGCTGCCATGTTTATAG GATTTTTGCTGGGGAATCTTCCAGAGGAGCAGCTCTCCCACCTGAACATGGGGACCATCACCAAAG GTTTGGTGATGCTGCTGCAAGATCCAGATCCTGCAGTGAGAGCGAAGGCTGCTGAGGCCATGGGACATTTCCACTGA